ACAGGTCCCGCCACGTCGGCATCAGTTCGGTCGTCGTCGCACACCGCGCCGGCGACACACACCGGTAGCCGAGCCTGAGGCTCGCCAGCGTGATCTCCATGTCCTCGGTCAGCGCGCGCCGGTCGTAGAACTCCCCAGCCCGCCCCGGCAACACCGCACCACGCGCCGCGGCGATCTCGCGCAGCACCGACACCCGGAACAACGTGGAGGTGCCGGTCAACACCCAGACACCCTTGCCACGCCGCAGCACGTCCCGGGCGTAGCGGACGTACTCGTTGCGCTGCAACTGTTCGATCAGCCCCGCGCGCCCCTCGCCGTAGAAGATGCCGCCGACCGCACCGACCCCCGGCCGCTCCATCACGGCGAGCGCGGTTTCGATCCACTCCGGAGCGAGCAGCGAGTCCGCGTCGATGACCAGGACGCGGTCGTCCCCGTCGAGCTGGGGCAGGACGACCTCGAGTGCCTGGTTCAGCGCGCCGGCTTTCTTGTCGGTGTTGCCGACGGTTTCCAGCACTCGCGCGCCGTGCGCCACCGCGATCGCGGCCGTGTCGTCGGAGCAGTTGTCGGCGACGACGAAGATCGCGTCCGGCGGGACGGTCTGCGCCAGTGCGGAGTCGATCGTCGCGCCGACGCTCGCGGCTTCGTCGTGCGCCGGGATCACGACGACCACGCGGTCCCGGCCCACTGAATGACGAGGAGTCACCAACATGACCGGCATATAGGAAGTTCGGAGCAGGTCATTAGCCCGAACAGATAGTGACGCACGTCACACTTCACCACGCTGTGTGATCGACACGGAGAGTCGACAACCGGGACGCAGAATGTGCCGAACGGCCCCGCGGGCTCGGGTCTTTCGCCTCTGTCGGCGGGCCGGGAGGCAAGATCCTAAGCTCTGGGGATGGCGAAGTACTTCGACGTGCACCCGGACAACCCCCAGCGCCGGTCGATCGGCCAG
The window above is part of the Amycolatopsis thermoflava N1165 genome. Proteins encoded here:
- a CDS encoding glycosyltransferase family 2 protein, which produces MGRDRVVVVIPAHDEAASVGATIDSALAQTVPPDAIFVVADNCSDDTAAIAVAHGARVLETVGNTDKKAGALNQALEVVLPQLDGDDRVLVIDADSLLAPEWIETALAVMERPGVGAVGGIFYGEGRAGLIEQLQRNEYVRYARDVLRRGKGVWVLTGTSTLFRVSVLREIAAARGAVLPGRAGEFYDRRALTEDMEITLASLRLGYRCVSPARCATTTELMPTWRDLWRQRVRWQRGAIDNLRSHGVNRVTLPYLGQQLWAVLGFLVIVGYPLLLGLSLAAGMPLVLHPFWLAMGVVCLVDRVVTVRKAGWRGIVLTLLFLPEMYYDFFRLAVYLAGWRDAVLRRTAGWHHLTAVRG